The following proteins are encoded in a genomic region of Deltaproteobacteria bacterium:
- a CDS encoding SDR family oxidoreductase — protein MDWYRGKRVFITGGSSGIGKATAKLLAQAGANVIIGARGEQRLHEALEELNAVPTPGGQTFGTVTLDVADLASVERAATEVKRRLGGLDILINNAGQAHPGYVQDVSPEVYETMMRVNYFGPVWVTRAFLPTFMEQRSGHIANVASLLGYMGIFGYSAYAASKFAIVGFSDCLRQDLLPYGVGVSVLFPPDTDTPQLAEENRFKPAETKAIAGNVKVMSAEAVAKELLDGMAAGKYHILPGFDNKMTYFLYRHFPWLVRWKIDGDLRKYRKKNGGTQVSAGN, from the coding sequence ATGGATTGGTACCGAGGAAAGCGGGTCTTCATCACGGGCGGGTCGAGCGGCATAGGCAAGGCCACGGCAAAACTCCTCGCGCAGGCGGGGGCGAACGTCATCATCGGCGCCCGGGGCGAACAGCGCCTGCACGAGGCGCTCGAGGAGCTGAACGCGGTTCCAACGCCGGGGGGACAGACCTTCGGCACGGTCACGCTCGACGTGGCGGACCTCGCGTCGGTCGAGCGGGCGGCAACCGAGGTCAAGCGGCGGCTCGGCGGACTCGACATCCTGATCAACAACGCGGGGCAGGCGCACCCGGGCTACGTGCAGGACGTCTCACCCGAGGTCTACGAGACGATGATGCGCGTGAACTACTTCGGCCCGGTCTGGGTCACGCGCGCCTTCCTCCCCACCTTCATGGAGCAGCGAAGCGGCCACATCGCCAACGTGGCCTCGCTCCTCGGCTACATGGGGATCTTCGGCTACAGCGCCTACGCCGCGAGCAAGTTCGCCATCGTGGGTTTCTCGGACTGCCTGAGGCAGGATCTGCTCCCGTACGGGGTGGGGGTCTCGGTCCTCTTCCCGCCGGATACGGACACCCCCCAGCTCGCCGAGGAGAACCGCTTCAAGCCGGCCGAGACGAAGGCCATCGCGGGCAACGTGAAGGTCATGAGCGCCGAGGCCGTGGCGAAGGAGCTCCTCGACGGCATGGCGGCCGGCAAGTACCACATCCTTCCGGGCTTCGACAACAAGATGACCTACTTCCTCTACCGCCACTTCCCCTGGCTGGTGCGGTGGAAGATCGACGGCGACCTCAGGAAGTACCGCAAGAAGAACGGTGGCACGCAGGTCAGCGCGGGGAACTAG